Below is a genomic region from Deinococcus koreensis.
GAGGAGCTGGGGCCGGTGTGGTACCGCGGCACCGCCGACGCCGTGTACCAGAACATGCACCTGATCGACAACCACGACGCCGACTACGTGGCGATCTTTTCGGGCGACCACATCTACAAGATGAACGTCGAGCACATGCTCCAGCAGCACATCGACACGCGCGCCGACCTGACCATCGCGGCCTACCCCATGCCGCAGGCGCAGGCCCACCAGTTCGGGATCATGCACGTGGACGACCGCTGGAAGGTCACGGATTTCCTGGAAAAGCCCAAAGACCCGCCCAGTATCCCCGGCCGCCCCGACATGAGCCTGACCTCCATGGGCAACTACATCTTCTCGCGCCGCGCGCTGGACGAACTGCTCGAGACCAACATGGCGGGCGGGGAAGAGGGCTTCGACTTCGGCGGCGACGTGATTCCGCGCGCCCTGGCCGACGGCTACAACGTCAGGGCCTACGACTACCACCGCAATCCGGTGCCCGGCCAGAAGGGGCCGAACACCTACTGGCGCGACGTGGGGACGCTCGACGCCTATTTCGAGGCGAACATGGATCTGGTCAGCGTCAATCCGGAGTTCGACCTCTACAACCCGGAATGGGTGTTGCGGACTTCCTCCGAGTTCTCACCGCCCGCCAAGTTCGTACACGAGACCGATGGCCGCAAGGGGCAGGCCTTCAACTCGATCATGGCCGGGGGCGCGATCATCTCGGGCGGCACGGTGCGCGACTCGGTGCTGGGGCGCTCGGTGCGAACCCATTCCTACTCGCTGGTCGAGAGCTGCGTGCTGTTCGACGACGTGGAGGTCGGCCGCAACTCGCACCTGAGGCGCGTGATCGTGGATAAGAACGTGACCATCCCGCCCGGCACCAAGATCGGCCTCGACCCCGAGCACGATCGTGCCCGCGGCTTCACGCTCACCGAGAAGGGCGTGGTGGTGGTACCCAAGAGCTACAGCTTCTAGGCGGATGGCAGATGGCAGATGGCTTAAAGATCTCGGGCCATCTGCCTTCTGCTATCGGCCTTCCGCATCCCTCAGACCAGCACCGGCTCCACGTACTCGCCGTACACGGTCTTGAGGACGTCCATCTGCTCGCCCAGCGTCACGTAGGCGTGGGCGCATTCCAGGAAGGCGGGCATGGAGTTGGCGCCGGTCACGGCGGTGTCGCGCAGGGCGGCGAGGGCGGCGCTGGCCCGCTCGGGGTCGCGCTCGCGCCGCACCTGCGAGAGCCGCGCTTCCTGAATGCGCTCCACCTCCGGGTCGATGAGCTGGATGGGCACTTCCACGGCGTCCTGCACGAAGTCGTTCACGCCCACGACTAAGCGGTTCCCCGTCTCGACCTCGCGCTGGTAACGGTAGGCGGCCTCGGCCATCTCCAGCTGGAAGAAGCCCGAGTCGATGCCCGCTTCCACCCCGCCCATGTTGCGGATCTGTTCGATGTAGCCCAGCGCGGCGGCCTCGATGTCGTCCGTCAGCTTCTCCACGTAATACGACCCGGCCAGCGGATCGACCACGCCGGCCACACCGGTCTCGTAGGCGATGATCTGCTGGGTTCGCAGGGCGATGGTGGCCGCTTCCTCGGTGGGCAGCGCCAGCGCCTCGTCGAAGGCGTCGGTATGCAGGCTCTGGGTGCCGCCCAGCACGGCGGCCAGCGCCTGGATCGCCACGCGGGCGATATTGTTCAGCGGCTGCTGCGCCGGCAGCGACACCCCGGCCGTCTGCGAGTGCGTGCGGAGCATCCAGCTCTTCGGATTCTTCGCGCCGTAGCGGTCTCGCATCTGCCGAGCCCAGATGCGCCGGGCAGCGCGCAGTTTGGCGATCTCCTCGAAGAAGTCGTTGTGGATGTCCCAGAAGAACGAGATGCGTGGGGCGAACTCGTCGATGTCCAGCCCGCGCTCCAGCGCCTTCTCCACGTAGTGGAAGCCGTCGGCCAGCGTGAAGGCCAGCTCCTGCACGCCGGTCGCCCCGGCCTCGCGGATGTGGTAGCCGCTGACCGAGATGAAATTCCACTTCGGCACCACCTTCGGGCCCCACTCGAAGGTGTCGATGACCAGCTTCACCGAGGGGCTGGGCGGGTAGATGAATTCCTTCTGCGCGATGAATTCCTTGAGGATGTCGTTCTGGATGGTGCCGCCGACCCGGCCCAGATCCTTGCCCTGCTTCTGCGCGTTGGCGATGTACATGGCCCAGACGGCGTTGGCGGGCGAGTTGATGGTCATGGAGGTCGTGACCGCGGTGGGGTCGATGCCCCGGAACAGGATCTCCATGTCCGCCAGCGAACTGACCGCCACGCCGCACTTGCCGACCTCACCTTTTGAGAACGGATGATCCGAGTCGTAGCCCATCAGGGTCGGCAGGTCGAACGCCGTGCTCAGGCCGGTCTGCCCGGCGCCCAGCAGCGCGTGGAAGCGCTCGTTGGTCTGCTCGGCCGAGCCGAAGCCCGCGAACATCCGCATGGTCCAGAGCTTGCCCCGGTACACGGACGGCTGCACGCCGCGCGTGTAGGGGAACTCGCCGGGGTAGCCCAGGTCGCGCTCGGCGTCCCAGTCTTTCAGGTCGTCCGCCGTGTAGATCGGCTCGGGCTCCATGTCCGAGAGGTTCTTGAAGTTGTACTTACGCTCGGGAAACGTCTGCGCGGCGGGGCTGTAGACGCTCTGCATCCACTCGTTCTTGGTCTTCCTGTTGCTGGTCTTCATGGGGCCTCCGGGGCGGGGGAGACTAACGCTCGTTAGGTTGACTCCCAGGGTAGCAGACGCGCGGCTGTTCCCGCTGTCTGCGCCATCTGGCGGATACGTTCAGATCAGCGCCGCCCGTACGCTGGACGAAGTGACCTTCTCCAATCTGCCGACCGCCCACGATCTCGCCCGTATGAGTCTCGCCGCCCAGCACCCCCTCAGCCTGGACTGGTGCCCTGAAGCGGTTCGGCTGGACGGGCTGGAAGAGGAGCACGCCTTCGACCTGCAACTGGCGACCGACCGGGAACTGGCGCAGGGGAGGGCCGGGCAGATGGCGCTGGGCCACCCCGCCGAGGCCTACCTGAACCGCTGGCTGACCGCCCGGGGCGACCTCCAGGCCATGCTCAGCATCCGCTTCGAGGGCGGGAACCCGGAGCGGCCCTTCGTGGACGCCAGCGTCACGTCGCGTCCGCTCACGTTTGCCGATCTGCCCGCCCTGTCCGAGGCGGCCCGCCAGACCTACGCCGCTTTCCAGGTTCCCCGCCTCCGCTTCTGGAGCCCGCTGCCGATGCAGGGCGCCCGGTCGGCTTTCGTGGACGCCTCGCCGGACATGCGCGTACTGGCGGCGCCCCTCTCCGACCTGCGAGACCGCGAGGTTCCGGCGGGCCTGAGCCTCCGGCCCACCCGCGACGCCACCCATCTGCCCAGGGCCGCGTCGGCCTACGCCCAGATCGACACCCTGCACCCGGCGCACGTGGAGCAGGCGCGTCTGATCGACGAGGACACGCTGGCCGAGGCCATCGCGGCCGGCACCATGTTCGACGTGCTCTGGCAGGGCGAGTGGAGCGGGTACGCCGGCACGCTGCCCGAAACCCAGCTCGGGCTGCCCGCTCAGGTCGTGCAGGAACTGCTGCTCGCGCCCCACGCACGCGGTCAGGGCCTCGGCACATTCCTCTCGACCCTGCTCGCCCGCCACCTGCCCGACGACGGCCGGGTGCTCAGCGGCACGATCCACGCCCAGAACAGGGGTTCCCTCCAGGCGGCGACCCGCGCCGACAGGCACGACCTCGGCGGCTGGTGGTTTACCCCACTCGCCTGACGCTCAGCGCAGGAACGGGTCTCACCTCAGGAACTGGGATTTGAGGAGGCTGGCCAGCCACGCCTCGTACTCGGCCGGCGTCCAGCCCTGCTCGGCCACCAGTTCCAGGTAGACCTCGGCGCGGGTCAGGGCCAGGTACAGGGCGGCGGCGCGCTCGGGCGGCATCCGGAAGTCTCCCGCCCAGCTGCGGATGGTCGCGCCCACAGTGCTCCGGCGACCTGCCAGAGCCTCCCGAAGTTCGGCGGCAGCCTCCGGATCGGACGCGGCGGCCACACTGTACACCGCCATCATGCGGGCGCCGGACTCCCACTGCCGGCGGGTGGCCTGCGCCGCCAGCTCCAGACGCCGGGCCGGGTCGGCCTGCTGCCCCGCCAGCCGGTACAGGTCGCGCTGCCCCGACGTCTGGTGCCAGCCCTCGCGGATCGCCTTCAGGATGCCCCGCTTGTTCGTGAAGGCGTTGTACACCGTGCTCACCGCCACCCCGGCACGGGCCGCGATGGCGTCCATGGTGGTCGTGCTGTAGCCCCCCTCCAGGAACAGGTCGGTGGCCGCCTGCACGATCAATTCCCGTGTGGCCCGGGCCTGCCGCTGACGATGGGTGAGGGGGAAGGTGGCGTTGCTGTCCGGCATCAAAAGGAGTATAACCATCTTGACTGTAGTGTCACTACAGTCAATGGAGGCTCACTATGATTGCTTCGGCAGACGTCTCGGTGGTGCGGCAGATGATCGAACGGGCCTTCAACGCGGGTGACCTCAGCGCGGTGGACGAACTCCTCTCTCCGGAAGCCGTCGACCATCAGGAGCAGCCTGGGGTGAACTTCCCGGCACACCTGAAGGGCGTCATCTCGATGCTGCGCGCCGCCTTCCCCGATCTCCATTTCGAGATCCAGCACCTGATGGCCGACGGTGAGATAGTCGCCATGAATTCGGTCATGACCGGCACCCACCTGGGCCCGATGCGCGACCTGCCGGCGACCGGGCGCCCCGTTCAGGTTCGCCACATGCATTTCGTGCGGGTGGTGGAGGGCCGGGGCACCGAGCTGTGGCACCTCTGGGACACACCCGGTTTGATGCGGCAGCTGACCGCGCCGGCACCGGTGTAAACCGGTGGGGGCCGCGGAGTGCGGCGGGTGGATAGTAGGGCCGCACTCCGCGGTCGACAGCCCGGCAGAGCAGGCCAGGGCCTGCTGGTCGCCTGGCGGGCGGAACAGCTCCGGCGCGATGACCGTGACGAAGTCGGTGCCCGGAACCCGCTTCCCCAGGGTCAGGCTCACGGGTTCTGGCTGGACGGCGGATCGGGTGGGCACGTGGGGGAGGTCGCCGGGCCGGGGTCACGCGGTACCCAGGAACCGATGATTGACCGCCTCAGCCCTGACCCTCCCCACGCTGAGCCACGGCAGGATGAGGAGCCCGGTTCCGCGGCGTCCGCAGGTTACGGCCGTTCCAACCCGTGAAGCAGCCGGGGCTCGGTGCGGGCCTCACGGACTGGCGTGCAGCGTGAACAGCGTCCGACCGATCCACTCCACCACGGCCGGGATCTGCTCCTCCATGTCCTCGGAGTCCTGAACGTCGCTCTGGTCGTTCAGGTAGGTGTAGGCGAACATCCGGCCGTCCGGGGTCTCCACCAGCCCGGTCAGCGTGAGCAGGCGCCAGCCACTACCGGCCTTCGCGCCCCAGTACGAGGTCTTCAGGGTGGTGGATGGGGGGCGGCAGCAGCCCTTCGCCAGTGACTTCCGGAAGACCTTCCGGGAACCGGGCTTCAGGTTGCGGCCCGGCAGCACCCGCGCCATCAGGTCGGTGTAGGCCTTCGCCGTGCTGAGGTTCTGGATGGCCAGATCGATCTCCGGGCTCTGGTCGGGCCCACGGAAGTAGGTGTCGATGGCCGCCTCCACCTCCGGGCCCGTCCACTCTGCGGCGCCCGCGTTCAGGCGGGTGGCCACCGCCAGCCGTTCTCCGAAGGGGAGGGCGGCGTAGCGCCGTGCGCCGGCCGACAGGTCGGGGCCGAGCACGGCCGCCTGCAGGCCGCCCTGAGCGGCCCACGCCGCCTTGCCTGTCAGCAGGAGCTGCGTGCAGGGGCTGCGCTCCCGCACCGATCGGGCCAGCCGCTGCGTGCCGACGCGCAGGTGCAGCAGGTCGGCCGCCGTGTTGTCGCTGAGCTCGAGAGCGCGCCGCAGCAGGGTCAGCACGGGATTCGTCCCGGCCGGGAAGAGCTCGATGCTCCGACTGGCGGCGGTGGTCGTGAGCGGCGTGGTCAGCGTGAGCTGCCCGGCATCCACGTCCCGCAGGGCCTGTTCCACGATCAGCGGCTTGACCGTGCTGGCGAGGGCGAAGAGCGCGTTGCTGGCCCCGAGACCGACGCTGCGGCGCACCCGGAGCGTCGCCGGATCGTACTCGGCCCCGTAGAACGACACCCGTCCGGACACTGCGGTGGGCAGGGGCGGGGGCGTGAGATCGGGGGAGAGGGGGTCGCCACAGGTGGTCGGGCGCGGGGCCGGTGCGGGGGGAGTGGTCGGCTGCGGGCCGAGGGTCGCCAGAGCGACCGCCAGCACGTTCAGGAGCGCCAGCGCCGTCAGGATGCGTCGACGTTTCCTCCACATCCGCACATCGCGCCACCGCCTCGCCCCTGCTCGCCTCACCCGGGCGAACCACTCCTGAACCGGCACGGGGGGCGGGCGCACGTGCGGCACTGTAGCAGGGCGCAGCCAGACTGGAGTCACTCGGGGGCCCCACGAACCGCCCCGAATGTGCCCCGCTGTGCGGGTTCAGGGCCAGCCGCCAGATAGCATGGAGGCTATGACGAAGAGTATTGCCGCATTTCAGGACGAACACGGGCGCATCACCGGCTGGCCCAGCGACCGCCGCCGGGCCCACCAGCTCGCGATCCTCGACTACCTGACGGGCCTGTTCGAGCCCGGCGTCTCCTACGACCAGGGGCAGGTCGACCAGATCCTGGCGGATCACAGCACGGTGGACGACCCGACCATCCTGCTGCGGGAGCTGGTCGACGGCGACTACCTGGCGACCGCCGACGGCACCTACTGGCGGGCCGACGGCCGCCCCGGATCACGTGGCTAAGGTTCTCGCCAAATTCGTCTGCACGAGCTGCGGCTACCAGGCGTCCAAACCGCTGGGCCGCTGTCCGAACTGTCAGGCCTGGAACTCCTTCGAGGAGGAGGCGCCCAGCCCGGTGCCCGCGCGGGGAAGCCGCGGCGGGGCCTACGGCGCCGTGTCGGGCGGCAAGCTCACGGCGCTCTCGGGGGTCGGCCGGCGCGAGGAGCCGCGCACCTCCAGCGGCATCCCGGAACTCGACCGGGTGCTGGGGGGCGGGCTGGTGGCCGGGGGCGTCACGCTGATCGGCGGTGAGCCCGGCATCGGCAAGAGCACGCTGCTGCTGCAGGTCGCCGACCGGGTGGCGCGCAGCGGCACGGTGCTGTACGTGGCGGGCGAGGAGTCGCTGGAGCAGATCCGCCTGCGCGCCGACCGCCTGGGGGTCACCGCCGACATCCAGCTCACCCGCGACACCCGCGCCGAGCACATCGCCGCATTGATGGCTGAGCATAAGCCCGCGCTGTGCATCGTGGACTCCATTCAGACCGTGACCGTGGAGGGCGAGGGCGCCCCCGGCGGCGTGGCCCAGGTGCGCGACGGCACCGCCATGCTGACCCGCGCGGCGAAGGAGACCGGCACGGCCACGGTGCTGGTCGGGCACGTCACCAAGGACGGCACGGTCGCCGGGCCGAAGGTGATGGAACATATCGTGGACACCACGGTCTTCCTGGAAACCGTGGGCTCGTTCCGGCTGCTCCGCTCAGTGAAGAACCGCTTCGGACAGGCGGGCGAGCTGGGTGTGTTCGAGATGCGCGGCGAGGGCCTCATCGCCGTGGAGAACCCCAGCGCCGCCTTCCTGGCCGAGCGGCCGGTGGGCGTGCCCGGCTCCGTGGTGGGGGCCACCGTCGACGGCCAGCGCCCGATGCTGCTGGAGGTGCAGGCGCTGGCGAGCAAGACCCCCTATCCGAACGCCCGGCGGGTCGTGGTCGGCCTCGACCCGCGCCGGGTGGATGTGGTGCTGGCCGTGCTGGAACGCCGCCTCGACCTGACGCTGGGCGGGCTGGACATCTACGTGAACCTCGCGGGCGGCCTGAAGGTGCTCGACCCGGGGCTCGATCTGGCGATCGCCCTGGCGGTGTACTCCGCCGTGGTGGGCCGCGCCATGCCCGGCAACGTGGCGGTGTTCGGCGAGGTCGGGCTGGCCGGCGAGGTGCGCTCGACCCAGGCGTCCATGCGCCGCGCCGAGGAGGCGGGCCGCGCCGGCTACACCCGGCTGGTCGTGCCCCCCGGCCTGGACGGCCACAGCGGCGTGAAGAGCGTGGAGGAGGCGGTCGGGCAGGTGTGGCGCTCAGGCTGAGGCCGCCTCCCGGTTCACGAGGTGCCGGACGGTGCCGGGCGGAACCTCCAGCAGCTCCCGGATGACCAGCGGGTACACGGGCACGTCCGCGATCCCGGCGACCGGCGCCCACTGGCACCAGACGTCGGCGTTGTCCTGCACGGAGAAGCGGTCGGCGGGCAGGCTCTCCGGGGCAGGCATCAGGAAATAGAAGCCGATCTCGTGCTGGCGCCTGTCCGGTGGGCCGAAGAAGTTCTCGACGATGCCGACGAGTCTCATCGGCCCAGGGGGAACGCCGGTCTCCTCCTGCCACTCGCGGACGGCACAGATCGCCACGTCCTCATCGGTACTGAGCGCCCCGCCGGGCACGAAATGGAAGGCCAGGCCGTCCGAGGCGTTGGTGAGCAGGGTGCCCCCGCGCCGACAGAGGATTGCCACCCGCA
It encodes:
- the radA gene encoding DNA repair protein RadA, translated to MAKVLAKFVCTSCGYQASKPLGRCPNCQAWNSFEEEAPSPVPARGSRGGAYGAVSGGKLTALSGVGRREEPRTSSGIPELDRVLGGGLVAGGVTLIGGEPGIGKSTLLLQVADRVARSGTVLYVAGEESLEQIRLRADRLGVTADIQLTRDTRAEHIAALMAEHKPALCIVDSIQTVTVEGEGAPGGVAQVRDGTAMLTRAAKETGTATVLVGHVTKDGTVAGPKVMEHIVDTTVFLETVGSFRLLRSVKNRFGQAGELGVFEMRGEGLIAVENPSAAFLAERPVGVPGSVVGATVDGQRPMLLEVQALASKTPYPNARRVVVGLDPRRVDVVLAVLERRLDLTLGGLDIYVNLAGGLKVLDPGLDLAIALAVYSAVVGRAMPGNVAVFGEVGLAGEVRSTQASMRRAEEAGRAGYTRLVVPPGLDGHSGVKSVEEAVGQVWRSG
- a CDS encoding DUF2087 domain-containing protein, yielding MTKSIAAFQDEHGRITGWPSDRRRAHQLAILDYLTGLFEPGVSYDQGQVDQILADHSTVDDPTILLRELVDGDYLATADGTYWRADGRPGSRG
- a CDS encoding TetR/AcrR family transcriptional regulator, coding for MPDSNATFPLTHRQRQARATRELIVQAATDLFLEGGYSTTTMDAIAARAGVAVSTVYNAFTNKRGILKAIREGWHQTSGQRDLYRLAGQQADPARRLELAAQATRRQWESGARMMAVYSVAAASDPEAAAELREALAGRRSTVGATIRSWAGDFRMPPERAAALYLALTRAEVYLELVAEQGWTPAEYEAWLASLLKSQFLR
- a CDS encoding ester cyclase — protein: MIASADVSVVRQMIERAFNAGDLSAVDELLSPEAVDHQEQPGVNFPAHLKGVISMLRAAFPDLHFEIQHLMADGEIVAMNSVMTGTHLGPMRDLPATGRPVQVRHMHFVRVVEGRGTELWHLWDTPGLMRQLTAPAPV
- the glgC gene encoding glucose-1-phosphate adenylyltransferase codes for the protein MKPRVLGMILAGGQGSRLAPLTQKRSKPAVPFGSKYRIIDFAINNFINSGMFSIYVLTQYKAQSLTEHIQRGWRFGTFLSDYFITLVPAQMYRFEELGPVWYRGTADAVYQNMHLIDNHDADYVAIFSGDHIYKMNVEHMLQQHIDTRADLTIAAYPMPQAQAHQFGIMHVDDRWKVTDFLEKPKDPPSIPGRPDMSLTSMGNYIFSRRALDELLETNMAGGEEGFDFGGDVIPRALADGYNVRAYDYHRNPVPGQKGPNTYWRDVGTLDAYFEANMDLVSVNPEFDLYNPEWVLRTSSEFSPPAKFVHETDGRKGQAFNSIMAGGAIISGGTVRDSVLGRSVRTHSYSLVESCVLFDDVEVGRNSHLRRVIVDKNVTIPPGTKIGLDPEHDRARGFTLTEKGVVVVPKSYSF
- a CDS encoding serine hydrolase, which gives rise to MRPPPVPVQEWFARVRRAGARRWRDVRMWRKRRRILTALALLNVLAVALATLGPQPTTPPAPAPRPTTCGDPLSPDLTPPPLPTAVSGRVSFYGAEYDPATLRVRRSVGLGASNALFALASTVKPLIVEQALRDVDAGQLTLTTPLTTTAASRSIELFPAGTNPVLTLLRRALELSDNTAADLLHLRVGTQRLARSVRERSPCTQLLLTGKAAWAAQGGLQAAVLGPDLSAGARRYAALPFGERLAVATRLNAGAAEWTGPEVEAAIDTYFRGPDQSPEIDLAIQNLSTAKAYTDLMARVLPGRNLKPGSRKVFRKSLAKGCCRPPSTTLKTSYWGAKAGSGWRLLTLTGLVETPDGRMFAYTYLNDQSDVQDSEDMEEQIPAVVEWIGRTLFTLHASP
- a CDS encoding methylmalonyl-CoA mutase family protein, with protein sequence MKTSNRKTKNEWMQSVYSPAAQTFPERKYNFKNLSDMEPEPIYTADDLKDWDAERDLGYPGEFPYTRGVQPSVYRGKLWTMRMFAGFGSAEQTNERFHALLGAGQTGLSTAFDLPTLMGYDSDHPFSKGEVGKCGVAVSSLADMEILFRGIDPTAVTTSMTINSPANAVWAMYIANAQKQGKDLGRVGGTIQNDILKEFIAQKEFIYPPSPSVKLVIDTFEWGPKVVPKWNFISVSGYHIREAGATGVQELAFTLADGFHYVEKALERGLDIDEFAPRISFFWDIHNDFFEEIAKLRAARRIWARQMRDRYGAKNPKSWMLRTHSQTAGVSLPAQQPLNNIARVAIQALAAVLGGTQSLHTDAFDEALALPTEEAATIALRTQQIIAYETGVAGVVDPLAGSYYVEKLTDDIEAAALGYIEQIRNMGGVEAGIDSGFFQLEMAEAAYRYQREVETGNRLVVGVNDFVQDAVEVPIQLIDPEVERIQEARLSQVRRERDPERASAALAALRDTAVTGANSMPAFLECAHAYVTLGEQMDVLKTVYGEYVEPVLV
- a CDS encoding NUDIX domain-containing protein, with amino-acid sequence RVAILCRRGGTLLTNASDGLAFHFVPGGALSTDEDVAICAVREWQEETGVPPGPMRLVGIVENFFGPPDRRQHEIGFYFLMPAPESLPADRFSVQDNADVWCQWAPVAGIADVPVYPLVIRELLEVPPGTVRHLVNREAASA